One genomic window of Niveibacterium sp. SC-1 includes the following:
- the phnF gene encoding phosphonate metabolism transcriptional regulator PhnF — translation MTVERGQGVAVWRQIEAALTEDIRQQHFAPGERLPNESELAERFGVNRHTVRRALGVLERGGLIRVEQGRGTFVQDYAIDYTIARRTRFSQNLENVGLSSSIEVQRTSELPASAEIAKALGLRRGAKVVQVVTLGRAEGRPINTAESFFAAARFAGIGERIRALGSITQALREYEVADYTRGTTRVTARLPDDETARLLAQPKSRPVLHVESINLDAEGAPLQYSIANFSGDWVQFVFDPSQ, via the coding sequence ATGACGGTGGAGCGGGGACAGGGCGTCGCGGTGTGGCGCCAGATCGAGGCGGCCTTGACGGAGGACATCCGCCAGCAGCATTTCGCGCCGGGCGAACGCCTGCCCAACGAGAGCGAACTGGCCGAACGCTTCGGCGTGAATCGCCACACGGTACGCCGCGCGCTCGGGGTGCTGGAGCGCGGCGGCCTCATCCGCGTCGAACAGGGACGCGGCACCTTCGTGCAGGACTACGCGATCGACTACACGATCGCGCGCCGCACCCGTTTCTCGCAGAACCTGGAGAACGTCGGCCTCTCCTCCAGCATCGAGGTACAGCGTACCAGCGAGCTGCCGGCCAGCGCCGAGATCGCAAAGGCCCTGGGTCTGCGCCGCGGCGCCAAGGTCGTGCAGGTGGTCACCCTGGGCCGCGCCGAGGGTCGGCCGATCAATACCGCGGAGAGCTTCTTTGCCGCAGCCCGTTTCGCGGGCATCGGCGAACGGATCCGCGCGCTCGGCTCGATCACCCAGGCGCTGCGCGAGTACGAGGTCGCCGACTACACCCGCGGCACCACGCGTGTGACGGCCCGCTTGCCCGACGATGAGACCGCGCGCCTGCTCGCCCAACCGAAGTCGCGCCCGGTGCTGCATGTGGAATCGATCAACCTCGACGCCGAGGGCGCGCCTTTGCAGTACTCGATCGCCAACTTCTCGGGCGACTGGGTGCAGTTCGTGTTCGATCCGAGCCAGTAG
- a CDS encoding HD domain-containing phosphohydrolase — translation MPSVAENANARPTILVVDDIPENLEVMHHILGSTYRVRMASSGRRALDLAECEPPDLLLLDVSMPDLDGYAVCRAFKAQVHLADIPVIFVTANATDNNEQVGLACGAVDYVSKPFNPALLLARIKNHLELKAAGDRLRAYHAELEREVERRTHALVVARDGAILAMASLAEARDDETGNHLRRTQGYVRVLAEDLARQPGFADVMSTSYIEMLSKSAPLHDIGKIGIPDEILRKAGKFTHEDRAIMQGHPGIGRRAIEKAEQALGEPIEFLTVAKEIVYGHHEKWDGSGYPQGLSGTAIPLSARLMALADVYDALISARVYKPAMPHAEAAAIIRAGSGVHFDPAVVAAFDRCEARFRRIAHDFSDSDTQARRLEVA, via the coding sequence ATGCCCAGCGTCGCTGAAAACGCGAATGCACGCCCGACGATCCTGGTCGTCGACGATATCCCCGAGAACCTGGAGGTGATGCATCACATCCTGGGTTCCACCTACCGCGTCCGCATGGCGAGTTCGGGCCGGCGCGCACTCGACCTGGCCGAATGCGAGCCGCCCGACCTGCTGTTGCTCGACGTTTCGATGCCCGATCTGGATGGCTACGCCGTCTGCCGCGCCTTCAAGGCGCAGGTGCACCTGGCCGACATCCCGGTGATCTTCGTCACCGCCAACGCGACCGACAACAATGAGCAGGTGGGCCTCGCCTGCGGCGCGGTGGACTACGTCAGCAAACCCTTCAACCCCGCCTTGCTGCTCGCCCGTATCAAGAACCACCTGGAGCTCAAGGCCGCGGGGGACCGCCTGCGCGCCTACCATGCGGAGCTCGAACGCGAGGTCGAACGACGCACGCATGCGCTCGTGGTTGCCCGCGATGGCGCCATCCTGGCGATGGCGTCGCTCGCCGAGGCGCGCGACGACGAGACGGGTAACCACCTGCGTCGCACCCAGGGCTACGTGCGCGTGCTGGCCGAAGATCTGGCGCGCCAGCCAGGTTTCGCCGACGTGATGTCCACCTCCTACATCGAGATGCTTAGCAAGTCCGCGCCGCTTCATGACATCGGCAAGATCGGCATCCCCGACGAGATCCTGCGCAAGGCCGGCAAGTTCACCCACGAGGATCGCGCCATCATGCAGGGCCATCCGGGCATAGGACGCCGCGCGATCGAGAAGGCGGAACAGGCGCTGGGCGAGCCGATCGAATTTCTCACGGTGGCCAAGGAGATCGTCTATGGCCACCACGAGAAGTGGGATGGCAGCGGCTACCCGCAAGGCCTCTCCGGCACCGCGATTCCCCTCTCGGCGCGGCTCATGGCGCTCGCCGACGTGTATGACGCCTTGATCAGCGCGCGGGTCTACAAGCCGGCCATGCCGCACGCAGAAGCCGCGGCGATCATCCGCGCGGGCAGCGGCGTGCATTTCGACCCCGCGGTGGTCGCGGCATTCGATCGCTGCGAAGCGCGCTTTCGCCGCATCGCGCACGACTTCTCCGATAGCGACACGCAAGCGCGCAGACTCGAGGTGGCGTGA
- a CDS encoding response regulator, with product MIIPELLDKCVLVVDDFETMRKVTAQQLRDLGAERVLMAREGYEAMRVLEAHRVDLVLSDWNMPGLNGLELLRSMRRDVRLRSLPFMMVTAEAARERVQQAIETDVSGMLIKPYTQGRFAECVQRALAWRPRGEMPTEISIAEKRIELAEPPRAGGILVVDDTPENLELMVPLFGEAHRVRTATDGARALAICLSEDPPELVLLDVMMPGMSGFEVAQRLREHPATEVLPIIFVSAMDDEVSRMKGLGLGAVDFVSKPIEPEVLRLRVDNFMRYAALQRRAQGECDALLEVARLRDEVDQLTRHDIKGPLAGIASMTETLLKDGRLSDLQHSYLRSIETCTQQVLDTIGLSTELYKIETGRFVLDPQEFDIVVLLRDIADITRNEVRSRNLSIRVSVPDESDPCLMILGDHVLSHSLLHNLLRNACEAAPRDTRIDIVVSEDSHAQISIKNFGMPPPEVRERFFEKYVTSGKRGGTGLGTYSARLLTQAQNGSIAVRIDEPGNTTELVVRLPLAEQGSATALNSQQSSAPSMAPVLMDLQYH from the coding sequence ATGATCATTCCTGAGCTGCTGGACAAATGCGTGCTCGTGGTCGACGACTTCGAGACCATGCGCAAGGTCACCGCGCAACAGCTGCGCGACCTGGGCGCGGAACGCGTGCTGATGGCACGCGAGGGCTACGAGGCCATGCGGGTGCTGGAAGCCCATCGCGTCGACCTGGTGCTCTCCGACTGGAACATGCCGGGCCTCAACGGCCTGGAGCTGCTGCGCAGCATGCGCCGCGACGTGCGCCTGCGCAGCCTGCCCTTCATGATGGTGACCGCCGAAGCGGCGCGCGAACGCGTGCAGCAGGCGATCGAGACCGACGTGAGCGGCATGCTGATCAAGCCCTACACCCAGGGGCGTTTCGCCGAATGCGTGCAGCGCGCGCTGGCCTGGCGCCCTCGCGGCGAAATGCCGACGGAGATCTCCATCGCCGAAAAGCGCATCGAGCTGGCGGAACCGCCGCGGGCCGGCGGCATCCTGGTGGTCGACGACACGCCGGAAAACCTCGAACTGATGGTGCCGCTCTTCGGCGAAGCACACCGGGTACGCACCGCCACCGATGGCGCCCGGGCACTGGCGATCTGTCTCTCCGAAGACCCGCCCGAACTGGTCCTGCTCGACGTGATGATGCCCGGCATGAGCGGCTTCGAGGTCGCGCAGCGCCTGCGCGAACATCCGGCCACCGAAGTCCTGCCGATCATCTTCGTCTCCGCGATGGACGATGAGGTCAGCCGCATGAAGGGATTGGGCCTGGGCGCGGTGGACTTCGTCAGCAAGCCGATCGAGCCCGAAGTGCTGCGCCTGCGGGTCGACAACTTCATGCGCTACGCCGCCCTGCAGCGCCGCGCCCAGGGCGAATGCGACGCGCTGCTGGAGGTGGCACGGCTGCGCGATGAGGTCGATCAGCTCACCCGCCACGACATCAAGGGGCCGCTGGCCGGTATCGCCAGCATGACCGAGACCCTGCTCAAGGATGGAAGGCTCTCCGATCTGCAGCACTCCTACCTGCGCAGCATCGAGACCTGCACCCAGCAGGTGCTCGACACGATCGGCCTGTCCACCGAGCTCTACAAGATCGAGACCGGCCGCTTCGTGCTGGATCCGCAGGAGTTCGACATTGTCGTTCTGCTGCGCGACATCGCCGACATCACACGCAACGAAGTGCGCTCGCGCAATCTATCGATCCGGGTCAGCGTACCCGACGAGTCCGATCCCTGCCTGATGATCCTGGGCGATCACGTACTGAGTCATTCGCTGCTGCACAACCTGTTGCGCAACGCCTGCGAAGCGGCCCCGCGCGACACGCGCATCGACATCGTGGTGTCCGAGGACAGCCACGCACAGATCTCGATCAAGAACTTCGGCATGCCTCCGCCGGAGGTGCGGGAACGCTTCTTCGAGAAGTACGTGACCTCGGGCAAGCGGGGAGGCACCGGTCTGGGCACCTATTCCGCGCGCCTGCTCACGCAGGCGCAGAACGGCTCGATCGCCGTCCGGATCGACGAGCCGGGCAACACCACCGAACTGGTCGTGCGCCTGCCGCTGGCGGAGCAAGGGTCCGCAACGGCGCTGAACTCGCAGCAGTCCTCCGCGCCATCGATGGCGCCAGTCCTGATGGACCTGCAGTACCACTAG
- a CDS encoding AraC family transcriptional regulator, whose amino-acid sequence MQTFLSNSLPLLERLARAHGLELATPVQLRASARLPTELYDRACAELAARAREPSFGLRAGELWHPSDFGALGYAWFAATTLRTALLRLVRFSRLLGDRGTLALEDTRADGAWLDYAHRRGDPALDRVGSEIILSVVLSLCRRNCGEAIAPSRVLFASAEPPARAPYDEFFGCRVEFDAGRNAMLLPEAIVDAELPTANREIASTLDELLTRQLADLDQSDFVARSKTVLLESLADGMPEAGEIARRLNVSERTLQRRLAQRQTSFHELVDETRRELATAYLEDTANSVTEVAFRVGFATPSAFSRAFMRWTGHSPSDWRRSAHD is encoded by the coding sequence ATGCAGACATTCCTGTCGAATTCGCTGCCGCTGCTCGAACGCCTTGCCCGGGCCCACGGCCTGGAACTCGCCACGCCGGTGCAGCTACGGGCCAGTGCGCGCTTGCCGACCGAGCTGTACGACCGCGCCTGCGCCGAACTGGCGGCGCGTGCGCGGGAACCATCCTTCGGCCTGCGTGCCGGGGAACTCTGGCATCCCTCGGACTTCGGGGCCCTGGGCTACGCCTGGTTCGCGGCCACGACCCTGCGTACCGCGTTACTCCGTCTGGTGCGTTTCAGTCGCCTGCTCGGTGACCGCGGTACGCTGGCGCTGGAGGACACGCGTGCCGATGGCGCCTGGCTGGACTACGCGCACCGACGCGGCGACCCCGCGCTCGACCGCGTGGGCAGCGAGATCATCCTCTCGGTGGTGCTCTCGCTATGCCGGCGCAATTGTGGCGAGGCGATCGCGCCGTCACGGGTCTTGTTTGCTTCCGCTGAACCGCCCGCGCGCGCGCCCTACGATGAATTTTTCGGCTGCCGTGTTGAATTCGATGCAGGACGCAACGCCATGCTCCTCCCGGAGGCGATCGTCGATGCCGAGCTGCCGACCGCCAATCGCGAGATCGCGAGCACGCTGGACGAGTTGCTGACGCGCCAGCTGGCGGATCTGGACCAGAGCGATTTCGTCGCCCGCAGCAAGACGGTGCTACTCGAATCGCTTGCCGACGGAATGCCGGAAGCCGGCGAGATCGCGCGCCGCCTGAATGTGAGCGAGCGCACGCTGCAGCGGCGCCTGGCGCAGCGCCAGACGAGCTTCCATGAGCTGGTCGACGAAACCCGCCGTGAGCTGGCCACGGCCTACCTGGAAGACACCGCCAATTCGGTGACCGAAGTCGCCTTCCGTGTCGGCTTCGCGACGCCGAGCGCCTTTTCCCGGGCCTTCATGCGCTGGACCGGCCACTCGCCCTCGGACTGGCGCCGCTCGGCCCACGACTGA
- a CDS encoding DUF1045 domain-containing protein, translated as MHDLQRFDPATARFALYYTPPAGSPHDAFGSVWLGRDARSGATITQPVVPGLDAARLAALTASPRLYGLHATLKPPFRLREGASPEDIDTRLRAVVPALTPFSFRVVAAPLDGFLAWQPRDRRDAIAVVAETCVTRLDELRAPPSEAELARRRAARLSDRQETLLARWGYPYVLDQFRFHISLSERVSAAEADLLLSALAAQTEGLEREPLRFDAISLFVQPDAGEDFRHVARYGFDGKVEAIG; from the coding sequence ATGCATGACCTGCAGCGCTTCGATCCCGCCACCGCGCGCTTCGCCCTCTACTACACGCCGCCGGCCGGCTCGCCCCATGACGCTTTCGGCAGCGTCTGGCTCGGGCGCGATGCGCGCAGCGGCGCCACGATCACCCAACCCGTGGTGCCCGGCCTGGACGCCGCGCGTCTCGCCGCACTGACCGCCTCGCCGCGCCTCTACGGCCTGCATGCCACGCTCAAGCCGCCTTTCCGCCTGCGCGAGGGCGCATCGCCCGAGGACATCGACACGCGGCTGCGTGCCGTCGTACCGGCACTGACGCCGTTCTCCTTCCGTGTCGTCGCCGCGCCGCTGGACGGATTTCTTGCGTGGCAACCGCGCGACCGTCGCGACGCGATCGCCGTCGTCGCCGAAACCTGCGTCACGCGCCTCGACGAACTGCGTGCACCGCCCTCGGAAGCCGAACTCGCCCGCCGCCGCGCCGCGCGCCTGAGCGACCGGCAGGAAACGCTGCTCGCGCGCTGGGGCTATCCGTATGTGCTGGACCAGTTCCGCTTCCACATCAGCCTGAGCGAGCGGGTTTCGGCGGCGGAGGCGGACCTGTTGCTCAGTGCGCTGGCCGCGCAGACCGAAGGGCTCGAGCGCGAGCCCTTGCGCTTTGACGCGATCAGCCTCTTCGTCCAGCCCGACGCCGGCGAGGATTTCCGCCATGTCGCGCGCTACGGCTTCGACGGCAAGGTGGAGGCGATCGGCTGA
- the phnN gene encoding phosphonate metabolism protein/1,5-bisphosphokinase (PRPP-forming) PhnN, whose protein sequence is MGARLVYVVGASGVGKDSVLAALRASLQAGERIAVAHRYITRPVAAEGENHVALSEAEFHLRREAGCFALCWESHGLHYGVGREIEHWLAQDLTVLVNGSRAYWPEARRRFGAARLVEITASAETLRARLARRGRESAPEQALRLARTQQLAREPWQVDHSIRNESTISDAAWALKAWLGGLEP, encoded by the coding sequence ATGGGCGCACGCCTGGTGTACGTGGTCGGAGCCTCCGGCGTCGGCAAGGACAGTGTGCTCGCCGCGCTGCGTGCCTCGCTGCAGGCCGGGGAGCGCATCGCGGTGGCCCATCGCTACATCACCCGGCCGGTGGCCGCCGAAGGCGAGAACCATGTGGCACTGAGCGAGGCGGAGTTCCACCTGCGGCGCGAGGCCGGCTGCTTCGCCCTGTGCTGGGAGAGCCACGGCCTGCACTACGGCGTGGGGCGCGAGATCGAGCACTGGCTGGCGCAAGACCTCACGGTGCTGGTCAACGGCTCGCGCGCCTACTGGCCGGAAGCCCGCAGGCGCTTCGGCGCGGCCCGCCTGGTGGAGATCACCGCCAGCGCCGAGACCTTGCGTGCCCGCCTCGCCCGGCGCGGGCGCGAGAGTGCCCCCGAACAGGCGCTACGCCTGGCGCGCACGCAGCAGCTAGCGCGCGAACCCTGGCAGGTGGATCACAGCATCCGCAACGAGAGCACCATCAGCGATGCCGCCTGGGCGCTCAAGGCCTGGCTGGGCGGTCTCGAGCCCTGA
- a CDS encoding ATP-binding protein, whose translation MTGFEFHDEWRGRPMLWRKLVLLLAACVLSMVALGTLAVVQLNRLSEQQNVLARNLLPSYSLLNNIRTEYSNLVGRTGEFIHRPDSAQDASTAVELADIDRALQAQLLLYQSNYVLDARDGALLSDVRAAIGAATMTLNRALDLVRDGRHADAERLMHEQSSQLFTVLPTLDRHLHFNHQLLEQSVADVQSLKQKLVLRGALAAACLIAALCLMALMFSRSVLQPIERMRRRVITLGQGDYATPIPGTGRQDEIGQIARALEALRIAVEISEAREHNKDTLAAIVERVQGKQDFHTFGHELLQALCEATDCDYAAFHLANGRQNSLLRITSVGATPADEQRRQPWGHGLVGMAAQRGVTLRRHLPVEEAPALPTGVRTTPVRHACAVPILLRGEVALVLELAFIEVPTPRTAALLDLLNDPLSLLTELLEQNVETHQMLSLSMEHAEVLQENRRQLEERQAELVDLNSSLLDKGVQLSQARDAAESAARAKADFLANMSHEIRTPMNAVIGMAHLALSTQDDEERREHVAKILRAGRHLLGVLNGILDFSKLDAGALKLEAADFRPRDVVRDVHDMFATQCAEKGLNLQFEVAPEVPERLRGDAVRLGQVLINYVGNAVKFTEQGGIWVRVVPEATDPLRLRFEVTDTGIGLSPEAQARLFQSFEQADTSTTRRFGGTGLGLAISKRLAVLMGGDAGVESAPRRGSTFWFTAGFAAASTVALAAVEQIPAIQFSPLLKGRRVLLVEDSPLNQMVARGLLEARGMIVEVVADGAEALKLAQTLGAGHGFDMVLMDMQMPVMNGPEATRAMRLLPGWHATPILAMTANTGARERDLCAASGMNGFIAKPVEPELLYEAVAEALDTPATEDPLRQIDGLDVSLGLSRMLDHRQTYEEVLRNFASGQASAVQAMHDALEAGDQETTERLAHTLKGLAATIGARKLAAQCRSIEIALRDGDVAAARRRIGRVAEPLGKLVLALQHALPSPEESPTLAADLPTARARLHELDRMLAGGEAEARAFATEHAGLFSASYGEPGTRLVRLVKSFRFDEASKVLQSLTTLH comes from the coding sequence ATGACTGGTTTTGAATTCCATGACGAATGGCGGGGCAGGCCGATGCTCTGGCGCAAGCTGGTGCTGCTGCTGGCCGCTTGCGTCCTTTCCATGGTCGCCCTGGGCACGCTGGCCGTGGTGCAGCTCAATCGTTTGTCCGAGCAGCAGAACGTCCTCGCCAGGAACCTGCTCCCGAGCTATTCCCTGCTCAATAACATCCGCACGGAATACTCGAATCTTGTCGGCCGGACGGGGGAGTTCATCCATCGCCCGGATTCGGCGCAGGACGCGTCCACGGCGGTAGAGCTCGCCGATATCGACCGCGCGCTGCAGGCGCAACTGCTCCTCTACCAGAGCAACTACGTGCTCGACGCCCGGGATGGCGCCTTGCTGAGCGACGTGCGCGCAGCCATCGGCGCCGCAACGATGACGCTCAACCGCGCCCTGGATCTGGTGCGCGACGGGCGCCACGCCGACGCCGAACGGCTCATGCACGAGCAGTCCTCGCAGCTGTTCACGGTGTTGCCCACGCTGGATCGACACCTGCACTTCAATCACCAGCTGCTCGAGCAAAGCGTGGCGGACGTGCAGTCCCTCAAGCAGAAGCTGGTGCTGCGCGGCGCGCTGGCGGCCGCCTGCCTGATCGCGGCGCTCTGCCTCATGGCCCTGATGTTCTCCCGTTCGGTGCTGCAACCGATCGAGCGCATGCGCCGCAGGGTGATCACGCTGGGCCAGGGCGACTACGCTACCCCGATCCCGGGCACCGGTCGCCAGGATGAGATCGGCCAGATCGCGCGGGCCCTGGAAGCCTTGCGCATCGCCGTAGAAATCAGCGAGGCGCGGGAACACAACAAGGACACTCTTGCCGCCATCGTCGAACGCGTGCAGGGCAAGCAGGACTTCCACACCTTCGGGCATGAACTCCTGCAGGCGCTGTGCGAAGCCACCGACTGCGACTACGCCGCATTCCATCTGGCGAATGGCCGCCAGAACAGCCTCCTGCGCATCACCAGCGTCGGCGCCACGCCCGCGGACGAACAGCGCCGGCAGCCCTGGGGGCACGGTCTGGTCGGTATGGCCGCCCAGCGCGGCGTCACCCTGCGTCGCCATCTGCCGGTCGAAGAAGCTCCTGCGCTGCCCACCGGTGTGCGGACCACGCCGGTGCGCCACGCCTGCGCGGTGCCTATCCTGCTCCGCGGCGAGGTCGCCCTGGTGCTGGAGCTCGCGTTCATCGAAGTGCCAACTCCGCGCACCGCCGCCCTGCTGGACCTGCTCAACGACCCGCTGTCCCTGCTGACGGAGCTGCTGGAACAGAACGTCGAGACCCACCAGATGCTTAGCCTCAGCATGGAGCACGCCGAGGTCCTGCAGGAAAACCGGCGCCAGCTGGAGGAGCGTCAGGCCGAACTGGTGGACCTCAACAGCAGCCTGCTCGACAAGGGCGTGCAGCTGAGCCAGGCGCGCGACGCGGCCGAGTCCGCGGCCCGCGCCAAAGCCGACTTTCTCGCCAACATGAGCCACGAGATCCGCACGCCGATGAATGCGGTGATCGGCATGGCCCACCTTGCGCTGAGCACGCAGGACGACGAAGAGCGGCGCGAGCATGTGGCGAAGATCCTGCGTGCGGGCCGCCATCTGCTGGGCGTGCTCAACGGCATCCTCGACTTCTCCAAGCTGGATGCCGGCGCGCTCAAGCTGGAGGCGGCCGACTTCCGCCCGCGCGACGTGGTGCGCGATGTGCACGACATGTTCGCCACTCAGTGCGCCGAGAAGGGACTCAACCTGCAGTTCGAAGTGGCCCCCGAAGTGCCGGAACGCCTGCGCGGCGACGCCGTGCGCCTGGGACAGGTCCTGATCAATTACGTCGGCAACGCAGTGAAGTTCACCGAACAAGGCGGCATCTGGGTCCGTGTGGTCCCCGAAGCCACGGATCCGCTTCGCTTGCGCTTCGAGGTCACCGACACCGGCATCGGCCTCTCGCCCGAGGCACAGGCACGGCTCTTCCAGTCCTTCGAACAGGCCGACACCTCGACCACGCGCCGCTTCGGTGGCACCGGCCTGGGGCTTGCCATCAGCAAGCGTCTGGCCGTGCTGATGGGCGGTGACGCGGGCGTGGAAAGCGCACCGCGTCGCGGCAGCACCTTCTGGTTCACCGCCGGCTTTGCCGCCGCGAGCACCGTGGCCCTGGCGGCCGTGGAGCAGATCCCCGCCATCCAGTTCTCGCCGCTCCTGAAGGGACGCCGCGTGCTGCTGGTGGAAGACAGTCCGCTCAACCAGATGGTCGCGCGAGGTCTCCTCGAAGCCCGCGGCATGATCGTCGAGGTGGTCGCCGATGGCGCCGAAGCGCTCAAGCTCGCACAGACCCTGGGCGCGGGCCACGGCTTCGACATGGTCCTGATGGACATGCAGATGCCCGTCATGAACGGCCCGGAAGCCACCCGCGCGATGCGTCTTCTACCCGGTTGGCATGCGACGCCGATCCTTGCCATGACGGCCAACACCGGCGCGCGCGAGCGCGACCTCTGCGCCGCCTCCGGGATGAACGGCTTCATCGCCAAACCGGTGGAGCCGGAGCTGCTCTACGAGGCCGTCGCCGAGGCGCTGGACACCCCCGCGACGGAGGATCCCCTGCGCCAGATCGATGGCCTGGACGTCAGCCTGGGGCTCTCGCGCATGCTGGATCACCGGCAGACCTACGAGGAGGTGCTGCGCAACTTCGCCAGCGGGCAGGCCAGCGCGGTGCAGGCCATGCATGACGCGCTCGAAGCCGGCGACCAGGAAACGACCGAGCGCCTGGCGCACACCCTCAAGGGGCTGGCCGCCACCATCGGCGCCCGCAAGCTGGCCGCGCAGTGCCGCTCTATCGAAATCGCGCTGCGCGACGGCGATGTCGCCGCGGCCCGTCGTCGCATCGGTCGCGTCGCCGAACCCCTGGGCAAACTCGTCCTGGCCCTGCAACACGCCCTGCCCAGCCCCGAGGAAAGCCCGACCCTGGCGGCCGACCTGCCGACGGCTCGCGCAAGGCTTCATGAACTCGACCGCATGCTCGCCGGCGGCGAGGCCGAAGCCAGGGCCTTCGCCACCGAGCACGCCGGCCTCTTTTCGGCCAGCTACGGCGAACCGGGCACCCGGCTGGTCCGCCTGGTGAAGTCCTTCCGCTTCGACGAGGCGAGCAAGGTGCTGCAGTCGCTGACGACGCTGCACTGA
- a CDS encoding alpha-D-ribose 1-methylphosphonate 5-triphosphate diphosphatase — protein MQLATQAAHPAVAPAPAVSTSSLAGLLGGRVLRAEGQWDEAPLFIEEGRISDRPQPGRWLDARDCLVLPGIVDFHGDAFERQIMPRPGVRFPLDLALLDTDRQLAANGITTALHGVTYSWEGGLRGKETAEGLFDALDRLAPRLQVQHKVHLRFECHNVAGEADAQRWLRAGQVSLLAFNEHLPGMRRKPHKLQEYADRAGTDVAGFMALIDAAVERTDEVSLVVERLALQARRRGIPMASHDDPSTAVRDHYQTMGCHVSEFPLTREVARHAQATDSPVVCGAPNVLRGGSHVGAPAAEELAREGQCSILASDYYYPAPLHAALKLADVGALPLAAAWNLISHNPAQALGMTDRGRLAAGLRADALVLDARDPRAPRLVATVAGGRLAYLADGDRLHA, from the coding sequence ATGCAACTTGCAACGCAGGCCGCGCATCCCGCAGTCGCTCCTGCCCCGGCGGTCAGCACCTCTTCGCTGGCAGGGTTGCTTGGCGGCCGCGTGCTACGTGCAGAGGGCCAGTGGGACGAGGCGCCACTCTTCATCGAGGAAGGCCGTATCAGCGACCGGCCGCAACCGGGCCGCTGGCTGGACGCACGCGACTGCCTGGTGCTGCCCGGCATCGTCGACTTCCACGGCGACGCCTTCGAGCGCCAGATCATGCCGCGGCCGGGCGTGCGCTTTCCGCTCGATCTCGCCCTGCTCGATACCGACCGCCAGCTCGCCGCCAACGGCATCACCACGGCGCTGCACGGTGTCACCTATTCCTGGGAGGGCGGGCTGCGCGGCAAGGAGACGGCCGAGGGCCTGTTCGACGCACTCGACCGCCTGGCGCCGCGCCTGCAGGTACAGCACAAGGTGCATCTGCGCTTCGAATGCCACAACGTCGCCGGCGAGGCTGACGCGCAGCGCTGGTTGCGGGCGGGCCAGGTGAGTCTGCTCGCCTTCAACGAGCATCTGCCCGGCATGCGCCGCAAGCCGCACAAGCTGCAGGAGTACGCCGACCGCGCGGGCACCGACGTCGCGGGCTTCATGGCCCTGATCGACGCGGCGGTGGAGCGCACCGACGAGGTCTCCCTGGTGGTCGAGCGACTGGCGCTGCAGGCGCGCCGCCGTGGCATCCCCATGGCCTCGCATGACGACCCCAGCACTGCGGTGCGCGACCACTACCAGACCATGGGCTGCCACGTCTCCGAATTCCCGCTCACGCGCGAAGTGGCCCGCCATGCACAGGCCACCGATTCGCCGGTGGTCTGCGGCGCGCCCAATGTGCTGCGCGGCGGCAGCCACGTCGGCGCGCCGGCGGCCGAGGAACTCGCGCGCGAAGGCCAGTGCAGCATCCTCGCCTCCGACTACTACTATCCGGCGCCGCTGCATGCGGCGCTCAAGCTCGCCGACGTAGGCGCCCTGCCGCTCGCAGCGGCCTGGAACCTGATCTCGCACAATCCCGCGCAGGCGTTGGGCATGACCGATCGAGGACGCCTTGCCGCCGGCCTGCGCGCCGATGCCCTGGTGCTCGATGCGCGCGACCCGCGCGCGCCGCGGCTGGTGGCCACCGTGGCAGGCGGCCGCCTCGCCTACCTCGCCGACGGAGACCGCCTGCATGCATGA